A genomic segment from Nicotiana sylvestris chromosome 1, ASM39365v2, whole genome shotgun sequence encodes:
- the LOC104231720 gene encoding endo-1,4-beta-xylanase 5-like, with amino-acid sequence MGILKKAERDTKRESGQGGTHLEKQGKLVQREDSSKEKKSQGKAIQVSEEMKTIQTLELVATETMKMENFLPWLVICFLVYHSGVEVYAEDYDYSFTAECLADPLRAQYNGGIVVNPDFNEGLLGWRKCGFANMATRMSNITNNTYIVATNRKGSLHGFTQKYFLQKDTHYVTSAWVRVSQGDIHVALALGTSFGMQRSGWAIARPGCWSMLKGGFMLNTSGPVDLYLEANNTAIELWADSISIKPFSLEEWKFHQHQSTEKVRKAKVKIQAVDSQGQPLPNATVSLAQQKNNFPFGNAISQHILNNKAYQDWFTSRFKYTVFENEMKWYANEKIPGQLDYNVADAMLSLVQKYNVKVRGHNVFWDNPQNMPSWACYLSPAQLSAAASRRINSVMNRYLGQLIHWDVVNENVHFSFLEQMLGKNASAVYYKKANEIDSKAIPFLNDFNTIEHGFDGTSNPAKYLEKIKELRSHGYNGPLGIGLQGHFVTPNLPYIRSSLDILASTGLPIWITELDVANTTNQEVYLEEIIREVHAHPGVKGIMMWAPWNPKGCYRMCLTDNNFKNLPTGDVVDKIIKEWNHHDFSGNTDENGFFEASLFHGEYQFEISHPDQVKYDTNVAQKLVKVAPTGESSQSHYTVFV; translated from the exons GAACTTGTGGCCACGGAAACCATGAAGATGGAAAATTTTCTACCTTGGCTTGTGATTTGTTTTCTTGTTTATCATTCAG GGGTTGAAGTTTATGCTGAAGATTACGATTATAGCTTCACAGCTGAG TGTTTGGCAGATCCTCTCAGAGCTCAATACAATGGAGGAATAGTCGTGAATCCAGACTTCAATGAAGGACTCCTTGGCTGGAGAAAATGTGGATTTGCAAACATGGCCACAAGGATGTCCAACATTACTAATAACACTTACATTGTGGCTACCAACAGGAAAGGATCCCTTCATGGTTTTACCCAAAAATATTTCTTGCAAAAGGATACTCACTACGTAACTTCAG CTTGGGTGCGAGTGAGCCAAGGGGACATTCACGTAGCTCTTGCATTAGGAACATCATTTGGCATGCAACGTAGTGGATGGGCAATTGCTCGTCCTGGTTGCTGGTCTATGCTAAAAGGTGGTTTTATGCTCAATACTTCAGGTCCTGTCGACCTATATCTTGAA GCCAACAACACAGCTATTGAGTTGTGGGCAGATAGCATATCAATTAAGCCATTTTCTCTAGAGGAGTGGAAATTTCATCAACATCAAAGCACTGAGAAG GTACGCAAAGCTAAAGTGAAAATCCAAGCGGTGGATTCTCAAGGCCAACCTTTACCAAACGCAACGGTCTCCCTGGCACAACAGAAGAACAATTTCCCGTTTGGAAATGCAATAAGTCAACACATCCTAAACAACAAAGCCTACCAAGATTGGTTTACCTCAAGATTCAAGTACACAGTTTTCGAAAACGAAATGAAATGGTACGCCAACGAGAAAATCCCCGGCCAACTAGACTACAACGTAGCTGATGCTATGCTTAGTCTTGTCCAAAAATATAACGTTAAAGTCCGCGGCCACAATGTCTTTTGGGATAATCCTCAGAACATGCCTTCGTGGGCGTGTTATCTTTCACCAGCACAGTTATCCGCAGCTGCATCAAGAAGGATAAATTCCGTAATGAATCGATACTTAGGCCAACTTATTCATTGGGATGTTGTGAATGAAAATGTCCACTTCTCGTTCTTAGAGCAAATGCTAGGGAAGAATGCGTCTGCTGTTTACTACAAAAAGGCTAATGAAATTGATAGCAAGGCAATTCCATTCTTGAATGATTTCAATACAATTGAACATGGATTTGATGGAACTTCAAATCCAGCTAAGTACCTAGAAAAGATTAAAGAGCTTCGATCCCATGGTTACAATGGTCCTTTAGGAATTGGACTCCAGGGACATTTTGTCACTCCAAATTTGCCTTATATTAGATCTTCTCTTGATATCCTTGCTTCAACTGGATTGCCTATTTGGATCACAGAGCTGGATGTTGCAAACACCACCAACCAG GAGGTATATTTGGAGGAGATAATAAGGGAGGTACATGCACATCCAGGAGTGAAAGGGATAATGATGTGGGCACCATGGAATCCTAAAGGATGTTACAGGATGTGTTTGACTGATAACAATTTCAAGAATTTGCCTACTGGAGATGTTGTAGACAAAATTATAAAGGAATGGAATCACCACGATTTTTCGGGGAATACTGATGAAAATGGTTTTTTTGAAGCTTCACTTTTTCATGGGGAATATCAATTTGAAATCAGTCATCCTGATCAAGTAAAATATGATACTAATGTGGCTCAGAAATTAGTTAAGGTGGCACCAACCGGGGAAAGTTCACAATCACATTACACAGTCTTTGTTTGA